A part of Criblamydia sequanensis CRIB-18 genomic DNA contains:
- a CDS encoding LexA family protein produces MKENTLYIVSIAKPEIKDPQFLPAFNSVQAGFPSPADDYIEKRLDLNELVISHPVSTFYVKVEGESMIEAGIRSGDILVVDRSKEPVHGKIVVAVVGGEFTVKRFVINKEGAWLVPENPTFKPIKVDGGVDFQIWGVVTYIIHKT; encoded by the coding sequence ATGAAAGAAAATACTTTATATATTGTTTCAATAGCAAAACCGGAAATAAAAGACCCTCAATTTTTACCGGCCTTTAATTCGGTGCAAGCAGGGTTTCCATCCCCTGCCGATGATTATATAGAAAAACGTTTGGATCTAAACGAACTTGTTATTTCCCATCCCGTATCTACCTTCTATGTTAAGGTAGAAGGAGAATCGATGATAGAAGCCGGCATTAGATCCGGGGATATTCTTGTCGTAGACCGCTCTAAAGAGCCGGTTCATGGCAAAATAGTCGTAGCTGTAGTGGGCGGCGAATTTACGGTTAAACGTTTTGTAATCAATAAAGAAGGGGCATGGCTTGTTCCTGAAAACCCCACTTTTAAGCCAATAAAAGTAGATGGCGGGGTCGATTTTCAAATCTGGGGTGTTGTGACCTACATTATTCACAAAACTTGA